A single genomic interval of bacterium harbors:
- a CDS encoding ABC transporter ATP-binding protein, translated as MTPIIRISDLNKSYASGFQALKAVNLEIRKGEIFALLGPNGAGKTTLINIICGIVNPSSGTVLADGHDILQDYRAARSKIGLVPQELTTNAFETVWATVSFSRGLFGKPADPAYIGKVLKDLSLFNRKDSKILTLSGGMKRRLMIAKALSHEPSILFLDEPTAGVDVELRRDMWEMVRALRASGVTIILTTHYIEEAEEMADRIGVINKGEIILVEEKKTLMEKLGKKQLTLHLQHPLERIPPELAEYRLELLHGGNDLLYTFDAQGEQKGIPLLLRRLGELGIDFKDLQTSQSSLEDIFVDLVRDPS; from the coding sequence GTGACCCCGATTATCCGCATCTCCGATCTTAATAAGTCCTATGCCTCCGGTTTTCAGGCCCTCAAGGCTGTCAACCTCGAGATCCGAAAAGGCGAGATCTTCGCGCTCCTCGGCCCCAATGGCGCCGGCAAGACGACCTTGATCAATATCATCTGCGGGATCGTCAATCCCTCGAGCGGAACGGTGCTGGCCGACGGCCACGACATCCTCCAAGACTACCGGGCGGCCCGCTCCAAGATCGGGCTGGTGCCGCAGGAGCTGACCACCAACGCCTTCGAGACGGTATGGGCCACGGTCAGCTTCAGCCGCGGCTTGTTCGGCAAGCCGGCCGACCCGGCTTACATCGGGAAGGTTTTGAAAGACCTCTCGCTCTTCAACCGCAAGGACAGCAAGATCCTGACCCTGTCCGGCGGCATGAAGCGGCGCTTGATGATCGCCAAGGCCCTGTCCCACGAGCCGAGCATCCTGTTCCTCGACGAGCCGACCGCCGGCGTCGACGTCGAGCTGCGCCGCGACATGTGGGAGATGGTCCGGGCTTTGCGGGCCTCCGGCGTCACCATCATTTTGACGACTCACTATATCGAGGAAGCCGAGGAGATGGCCGACCGGATCGGGGTCATCAATAAGGGTGAGATCATCCTGGTCGAAGAAAAGAAGACCTTGATGGAAAAGCTCGGCAAGAAGCAATTGACCCTGCATTTGCAACATCCGCTGGAGCGAATCCCGCCCGAGCTTGCCGAATACCGGCTGGAGTTGTTGCACGGCGGCAACGACCTGCTCTACACCTTCGACGCCCAGGGCGAGCAAAAAGGAATTCCCCTGCTCTTGCGGCGGCTCGGCGAGCTGGGCATCGATTTCAAGGACCTCCAGACCAGCCAGAGCTCGCTGGAGGACATCTTCGTCGACTTGGTGAGGGACCCCTCATGA